In Streptomyces sp. NBC_01439, the following are encoded in one genomic region:
- a CDS encoding spherulation-specific family 4 protein — MTHPPSEKKDPMLLVPLYEHPADRPEAWERLIRSAGRLHSVVLNPDSGPGAVRDERFAVVAERLREAGVPVLGYADTDYGRRPHAEVVQDLLRHRDWYATDGAFLDQASADPELLPHYGRLAVAARAAGARTLVLNHGIHPHPGYAELADLLVTFEGPWDAYRDAAPAPPWTADHPAARFCHLVYAVPPGPFAARRAEELATERGAAVHCAVPGSGAHPWGTLPYALEAAG, encoded by the coding sequence ATGACGCACCCCCCGTCCGAGAAGAAGGACCCCATGCTGCTGGTGCCCCTCTACGAGCATCCCGCCGACCGGCCGGAAGCCTGGGAGCGGCTCATCCGCTCCGCCGGCCGGCTGCACTCGGTGGTCCTCAACCCCGACAGCGGACCGGGCGCTGTCCGCGACGAACGGTTCGCCGTCGTCGCCGAACGGCTGCGCGAGGCCGGGGTACCCGTCCTCGGGTACGCCGACACCGACTACGGGCGGCGCCCGCACGCCGAGGTGGTGCAGGACCTGCTGCGCCACCGCGACTGGTACGCCACCGACGGGGCCTTCCTCGACCAGGCCTCCGCCGACCCGGAACTGCTCCCGCACTACGGGCGGCTCGCGGTCGCCGCCCGGGCCGCGGGCGCCCGCACCCTCGTCCTCAACCACGGGATCCACCCGCACCCCGGGTACGCCGAACTCGCCGACCTGCTCGTCACCTTCGAGGGCCCCTGGGACGCCTACCGGGACGCGGCCCCCGCACCGCCGTGGACCGCCGACCACCCGGCCGCGCGGTTCTGCCACCTCGTCTACGCCGTCCCGCCGGGCCCGTTCGCCGCCCGGCGCGCCGAGGAACTCGCCACCGAACGCGGGGCCGCGGTGCACTGCGCCGTCCCGGGCAGCGGCGCGCACCCCTGGGGGACCCTGCCGTACGCGCTGGAGGCGGCGGGATGA
- a CDS encoding endo alpha-1,4 polygalactosaminidase — translation MRKIALLLAVPLLLLAACTAEPEPERDGLSPDPPPGERWQPKPGVGWQWQLTGKLDTSVKAAVYDVDGFNTTKEQVATLKKAGRKTICYLSTGAWEDFRPDAGSFPKALLGQGNGWEGERWLDVRRLAELEPLMAKRFDMCKAKGFDAVEPDNMDGYANRSGFPLTADDQLKYNRLIARLVHERGMSVGLKNDLDQIPELVGDFDFAVNEQCMEYEECDRYVPFIDAGKAVFHVEYEGKLNRWCPRARAAKLSSLQKRYDLDAWRQVCQ, via the coding sequence ATGAGGAAGATCGCACTGCTGCTGGCCGTGCCCCTGCTGCTGCTCGCGGCGTGCACGGCCGAGCCGGAACCGGAACGCGACGGGCTGTCGCCCGATCCGCCGCCGGGGGAGCGCTGGCAGCCGAAGCCGGGGGTCGGCTGGCAGTGGCAGCTCACCGGGAAGCTCGACACCTCGGTGAAGGCGGCCGTGTACGACGTGGACGGGTTCAACACCACCAAGGAGCAGGTGGCCACCTTGAAGAAGGCCGGCCGCAAGACCATCTGCTACCTCTCCACCGGCGCCTGGGAGGACTTCCGGCCGGACGCCGGATCCTTCCCGAAGGCGCTGCTGGGCCAGGGCAACGGCTGGGAGGGCGAACGCTGGTTGGACGTCCGGCGCCTGGCGGAACTGGAACCGCTGATGGCCAAGCGGTTCGACATGTGCAAGGCGAAGGGCTTTGACGCGGTGGAGCCCGACAACATGGACGGTTACGCCAACCGGTCCGGCTTCCCGCTGACCGCGGACGACCAGCTGAAGTACAACCGCCTGATCGCCCGGCTGGTGCACGAGCGGGGCATGTCGGTGGGGCTGAAGAACGACCTGGACCAGATCCCGGAGTTGGTGGGCGACTTCGACTTCGCGGTCAACGAGCAGTGCATGGAGTACGAGGAGTGCGACCGGTACGTGCCGTTCATCGACGCGGGCAAGGCGGTGTTCCACGTGGAGTACGAGGGCAAGCTGAACCGCTGGTGTCCGCGGGCCCGGGCGGCGAAGCTCAGCTCGCTGCAGAAGCGGTACGACCTGGACGCATGGCGCCAGGTCTGCCAGTAG
- a CDS encoding TetR/AcrR family transcriptional regulator — MTKDATRDTPTRLLDAARAEFAKFGIAGARVDRIAEQAAANKQRLYSYFGSKEQLFSTVLKHAYRELGEQVPVPTTREDLEHYVGQIFDYHRRDTSLVRLLAWEGLHYGDAAIPGEEERQAYYLSKNETLGKALSLTSPQEVGHLLMTLIGIASWPFVVEQQRRLMAGLAPDDEEGWDQLRAGLTSYACAVINSRAPAPGTGASP; from the coding sequence ATGACCAAGGACGCAACCCGAGACACGCCGACCCGTCTCCTGGACGCGGCCCGTGCTGAGTTCGCCAAGTTCGGCATCGCAGGCGCCAGGGTGGACCGCATCGCCGAGCAGGCTGCGGCGAACAAGCAGCGCCTGTATTCCTACTTCGGCAGCAAGGAGCAGTTGTTCTCCACCGTCCTGAAGCACGCGTACCGGGAACTGGGCGAGCAGGTGCCGGTGCCGACGACGAGGGAGGACCTCGAGCACTACGTCGGCCAGATCTTCGACTACCACCGCCGTGACACCAGCCTCGTGCGGCTCCTGGCCTGGGAGGGCCTGCACTACGGAGACGCCGCGATTCCCGGCGAGGAGGAGCGCCAGGCGTACTACCTGAGCAAGAACGAGACCCTCGGAAAGGCGCTGTCCCTCACCTCGCCCCAGGAGGTCGGTCATCTGCTGATGACCCTGATCGGGATCGCCTCGTGGCCCTTCGTGGTGGAGCAGCAGCGCCGGTTGATGGCAGGCCTCGCGCCCGACGACGAGGAGGGCTGGGACCAGTTGCGCGCCGGCCTCACGTCGTACGCCTGCGCGGTCATCAACAGCCGCGCGCCGGCACCGGGCACCGGCGCTTCACCGTGA
- a CDS encoding AfsA-related hotdog domain-containing protein codes for MSEADVFLIVEELRHRGLDRVHVRLQPSTLSGAGEVHKHQVANALIADLHQVDDSHFGAGLRLHNDNELLLDHQTGQHVQGMVAIEASRQMFLAVTERFFAAQWPQRRYYFVIEHMNTTFENFLFPLCSTIEYRITESRTQDPSRLSFSAEVGIHQAGRRAAFTQLAFTAFETDVIEAKEDRRARRAVEHTLRAPADALSGV; via the coding sequence GTGTCCGAGGCCGATGTCTTCCTCATCGTCGAGGAACTGCGTCATCGCGGCCTGGACCGCGTACACGTCCGGCTTCAGCCCTCCACCCTCAGCGGAGCCGGCGAGGTCCACAAACACCAGGTCGCCAACGCCCTGATCGCGGATCTCCACCAGGTGGACGACTCGCACTTCGGCGCCGGACTGCGGCTGCACAACGACAACGAGCTCCTGCTCGACCACCAGACCGGGCAGCACGTGCAGGGCATGGTCGCCATCGAGGCGTCCCGGCAGATGTTCCTCGCCGTGACCGAGCGGTTCTTCGCCGCCCAGTGGCCGCAGCGCAGGTACTACTTCGTCATCGAGCACATGAACACCACCTTCGAGAACTTCCTGTTCCCGCTGTGTTCGACCATCGAGTACCGGATCACCGAGTCCCGGACGCAGGACCCGTCCAGGCTCTCCTTCAGCGCCGAGGTCGGCATCCACCAGGCCGGCCGCCGCGCCGCCTTCACCCAGCTGGCCTTCACCGCCTTCGAGACCGACGTGATCGAGGCCAAGGAGGACCGGCGTGCCCGCCGGGCCGTCGAGCACACGCTCCGGGCCCCGGCCGACGCCCTGTCCGGCGTCTGA
- a CDS encoding tautomerase family protein — protein MPIISVTTWPSEDDDKCRELMEELTETVHRVTGAPRDRITVYVQEVPRKRWSEGGALGSDPDFARLSRAGGL, from the coding sequence ATGCCGATCATTTCCGTGACGACCTGGCCCAGCGAGGACGACGACAAGTGCCGTGAGCTCATGGAAGAGCTGACGGAGACCGTGCACCGGGTCACCGGGGCGCCGCGCGACCGGATCACCGTCTACGTCCAGGAGGTGCCGCGAAAGCGCTGGTCCGAAGGCGGCGCGCTGGGGTCCGACCCGGATTTCGCGCGGCTCAGCCGGGCCGGCGGCCTCTGA
- a CDS encoding carboxymuconolactone decarboxylase family protein — MSTPRPGTEHDNDNDHDRMERGLRTLRRIEATERPGILDGFQDVAPGFGELVVGFAFGDICSRPDLELPTRQLVTVAALTALGNAAPQLEFHVRGARNVGCDRREIVETVLWLSGYTGFPATLKALGVVRSVFAAEGAGTDAPSAERSERALRTLRAPDGDGGVCEQVLASVRALDPALADDLVESAFGHLDPVTSRGGLDPLTRAIVSVAACTALGTLRPQLTAQVHAILDAGGTPQHAVETILQMAVYAGVPAAVNGLNAARDVFRTR, encoded by the coding sequence ATGAGCACCCCCCGCCCCGGCACCGAGCACGACAACGACAACGACCACGACCGCATGGAGCGCGGGCTGCGGACGCTGCGCCGGATCGAGGCCACCGAGCGGCCCGGCATCCTCGACGGTTTCCAGGACGTGGCCCCCGGCTTCGGCGAGCTGGTCGTCGGCTTCGCCTTCGGCGACATCTGCTCCCGCCCGGACCTGGAGCTGCCCACCCGCCAGCTCGTCACCGTTGCGGCGCTCACCGCGCTGGGCAACGCCGCCCCGCAGCTGGAGTTCCACGTACGGGGCGCACGCAACGTCGGGTGCGACCGCCGCGAGATCGTCGAAACGGTCCTGTGGCTGAGCGGCTACACCGGTTTCCCCGCGACGCTGAAGGCGCTGGGCGTCGTCCGGTCCGTCTTCGCCGCCGAGGGGGCGGGCACGGACGCGCCGTCCGCCGAACGGTCCGAACGCGCGCTGCGAACGCTGCGCGCCCCCGACGGCGACGGCGGTGTCTGCGAGCAGGTGCTGGCCTCCGTGCGCGCCCTCGACCCGGCCCTCGCGGACGATCTCGTCGAGAGTGCCTTCGGCCACCTCGACCCCGTCACCTCGCGCGGCGGTCTCGACCCGCTCACCCGCGCCATCGTCTCCGTGGCCGCCTGCACCGCCCTGGGCACGCTCCGGCCGCAGCTCACGGCACAGGTGCACGCGATCCTCGACGCCGGCGGCACACCGCAGCACGCCGTCGAGACGATCCTGCAGATGGCCGTGTACGCCGGTGTCCCGGCGGCCGTGAACGGCCTCAACGCGGCGCGCGACGTCTTCCGCACGCGATGA
- a CDS encoding HAD family hydrolase, producing the protein MTSRSYLVFADVDETLIHCKSMFDFLRYHLTGRHGAAGTAEYDRLLAGFREAADSGTPREEINRAYYAAYAGESVDTIAAWGERWFAARAADGLFIDTTRDALRAHREAGAEIVLVSGSFPACLDPVARAVGAGHLLCSRPLVEADGPTGPGGGGTYTGLIETPMIGAQKAVAVRQLLAARPEIDPRDCYAYGDHPSDLPMLECVGHPVAVGDDPVLRALLDARPSSTPLEHQL; encoded by the coding sequence ATGACCTCTCGTTCCTACCTTGTCTTCGCCGACGTGGACGAGACCCTGATCCACTGCAAGAGCATGTTCGACTTCCTGCGGTACCACCTGACCGGCCGGCACGGCGCCGCGGGGACGGCCGAGTACGACCGGCTCCTCGCCGGCTTCCGGGAGGCCGCCGACTCCGGCACGCCGCGCGAGGAGATCAACCGCGCCTACTACGCCGCCTACGCGGGTGAATCCGTGGACACCATCGCCGCCTGGGGCGAGCGCTGGTTCGCGGCCCGCGCCGCGGACGGTCTGTTCATCGACACGACCCGGGACGCGCTGCGCGCCCACCGCGAGGCCGGCGCCGAAATCGTCCTGGTCTCGGGTTCGTTCCCCGCCTGCCTGGACCCCGTCGCACGGGCCGTCGGCGCCGGGCACCTGTTGTGCAGCCGCCCTCTCGTCGAGGCGGACGGCCCGACCGGACCGGGCGGTGGCGGTACCTACACGGGGCTGATCGAGACCCCGATGATCGGCGCGCAGAAGGCGGTCGCGGTCCGTCAACTGCTCGCCGCCCGGCCGGAGATCGACCCGCGGGACTGCTACGCCTACGGCGATCACCCATCCGACCTGCCGATGCTCGAATGCGTCGGCCACCCGGTCGCGGTCGGCGACGACCCCGTGCTGCGAGCCCTGCTCGACGCCCGGCCCTCCTCCACTCCTCTGGAGCACCAACTGTGA
- a CDS encoding 3-oxoacyl-ACP synthase III family protein → MYSPATSTIGIVGSGSYLPSDIVPNSEVAERAGVTPEWIVRKTGIRERRHAAPHEATSDLATAAARAAMDDAGISERDIAWVIVATSTPDYPQPATACLVQDRIGAKQAAAFDINAVCAGFVFALQTGAQLLAGISEHSEAKYALVVGADVYSRILDHSDRKTAVLFGDGAGAVVLGPARPGFGIVGTGTSTDGSLHALIGVQAGGSRHPASAGTLANGQHFFKMQGREVRDFVNERLPAAVRGVLAAHDVDPAAVRHFVPHQANGVMVGEVIPSLGLPNAQAHLPVDLHGNTGAASIPLALDQANRSGALLDGDLVLLAGFGGGMGVGTALIRWDAESPKHLPRERAAQLVGSVAR, encoded by the coding sequence GTGTACTCACCAGCAACGTCAACCATCGGCATCGTCGGATCCGGCTCGTACCTCCCGAGCGACATCGTGCCCAACTCCGAGGTCGCCGAACGGGCCGGGGTCACCCCCGAGTGGATCGTCCGCAAGACCGGCATTCGCGAGCGCCGCCACGCCGCGCCGCACGAAGCGACCTCCGACCTGGCCACCGCCGCCGCGCGGGCCGCCATGGACGACGCCGGGATCTCCGAACGCGACATCGCCTGGGTGATCGTGGCGACCTCCACCCCCGACTACCCGCAGCCGGCCACGGCCTGTCTGGTGCAGGACCGGATCGGCGCGAAGCAGGCCGCCGCCTTCGACATCAACGCCGTCTGCGCCGGCTTCGTCTTCGCCCTCCAGACCGGTGCCCAGCTGCTGGCCGGGATCAGCGAGCACAGCGAGGCCAAGTACGCACTGGTCGTGGGCGCGGACGTCTACTCGCGGATCCTGGACCACAGCGACCGCAAGACCGCGGTGCTGTTCGGCGACGGCGCGGGAGCCGTCGTACTCGGCCCGGCCCGGCCCGGATTCGGCATCGTCGGTACCGGTACCAGCACCGACGGCAGCCTCCACGCGCTGATCGGGGTCCAGGCGGGCGGCAGCCGCCACCCCGCCTCGGCCGGCACCCTCGCCAACGGCCAGCACTTCTTCAAGATGCAGGGGCGCGAGGTCCGCGACTTCGTCAACGAGCGCCTGCCGGCCGCCGTCCGAGGGGTGCTGGCCGCGCACGACGTGGATCCGGCCGCGGTCAGGCACTTCGTCCCGCACCAGGCCAACGGTGTGATGGTCGGCGAGGTCATCCCCAGCCTCGGGCTGCCCAACGCCCAGGCCCACCTGCCGGTCGACCTGCACGGCAACACCGGCGCCGCCTCGATACCGCTCGCGCTCGACCAGGCCAACCGGTCCGGCGCACTGCTGGACGGCGATCTGGTGCTGCTGGCCGGCTTCGGCGGCGGCATGGGGGTCGGCACGGCCCTGATCCGCTGGGACGCCGAGTCCCCCAAACACCTGCCGCGCGAGCGCGCGGCGCAGCTCGTGGGGAGCGTCGCCCGGTGA
- a CDS encoding MFS transporter, producing MTPTSTISARDGQRTVAPDPGASPLRAWLAVIALGLGTFSFVTTETLPIGLLPSIGAGLDVSVGTAGFLVTGFAAVAAITAAPLTTLCGRIDRKWLLAGLLVLYVAGNLLAVIANSYGVLLGARVLVALAHGVFWSIAAAIAVRLVPERHAVRATALVLGGISLASVLGVPLGTMIGQRSGWHTAFAAVAAIGFVVLVAVLFLLPSLPAQGVGSLAALPRVLRNSRLRAAVGVTALVMIGHFLAFTYIAPYLEQVTGISEGMVGVLLLVFGAAGFAGNFVAGAVVGRSVHGTLVGALVLMAGSLALLWAFGDSRPAAITLLVLWGLAFAALPVGLQTWVLQLAKEESDAASSLYVAAFNGAIAVGSLAGGLVVDSAAGPRAVTAVAAVLTACALLTLVLSARTERTRTPAPGSSLTNA from the coding sequence ATGACACCGACCTCAACCATTTCCGCCCGGGACGGACAGCGCACCGTCGCACCCGATCCCGGCGCCTCACCGCTGCGCGCCTGGCTGGCCGTGATCGCCCTCGGGCTGGGCACGTTCTCCTTCGTCACCACCGAGACGCTTCCCATCGGGCTGCTGCCGTCCATCGGCGCGGGCCTGGACGTCTCCGTGGGCACCGCCGGCTTCCTCGTCACCGGCTTCGCCGCCGTCGCCGCGATCACCGCGGCGCCGCTGACCACCCTGTGCGGGCGCATCGACCGCAAGTGGCTGCTGGCCGGACTCCTGGTGCTGTACGTCGCGGGCAACCTGCTGGCCGTGATCGCCAACTCCTACGGCGTGCTCCTGGGCGCCCGGGTGCTCGTGGCGCTCGCCCACGGCGTCTTCTGGTCGATCGCCGCGGCCATCGCGGTCCGTCTGGTCCCCGAGCGGCACGCCGTGCGGGCCACCGCCCTCGTCCTCGGCGGGATATCGCTGGCCTCGGTGCTCGGCGTCCCGCTGGGCACCATGATCGGCCAGCGGTCCGGCTGGCACACCGCGTTCGCCGCCGTCGCCGCGATCGGCTTCGTCGTACTGGTCGCCGTGCTGTTCCTGCTGCCCAGCCTGCCCGCCCAGGGCGTCGGGAGCCTGGCCGCCCTGCCGCGCGTCCTGCGCAACAGCCGGCTGCGCGCCGCCGTCGGGGTCACCGCGCTGGTGATGATCGGCCACTTCCTCGCCTTTACCTACATCGCCCCGTACCTGGAGCAGGTTACCGGCATCAGCGAAGGCATGGTCGGTGTGCTGCTGCTGGTCTTCGGAGCCGCCGGATTCGCCGGCAACTTCGTCGCGGGCGCCGTCGTCGGCCGCTCGGTGCACGGCACCCTGGTGGGCGCGCTCGTCCTGATGGCCGGCTCGCTCGCCCTGCTGTGGGCCTTCGGCGACTCGCGGCCCGCGGCGATCACTCTGCTCGTCCTGTGGGGCCTGGCCTTCGCGGCCCTGCCCGTGGGCCTGCAGACCTGGGTGCTGCAGCTCGCCAAGGAAGAGTCCGACGCCGCCTCGTCGCTGTACGTGGCCGCCTTCAACGGCGCCATCGCCGTGGGGTCCCTGGCCGGCGGCCTCGTGGTGGACTCCGCCGCCGGACCGCGCGCCGTGACCGCCGTCGCCGCCGTGCTGACCGCCTGCGCCCTGCTCACCCTGGTGCTCTCCGCCCGCACCGAGCGCACCCGCACCCCCGCACCCGGCAGCAGCCTGACGAACGCCTGA
- a CDS encoding aldo/keto reductase yields MHQRTLGTSGLQVSAIGLGCMGMSAFYGTSDDTESVATIRRALDIGVTFFDTADVYAAGRNEELLGRALKGRRDEAVVATKFGIRSIGPGGTAGGAVIDSSPAYARQACDASLARLGVDTIDLYYVHRRNPDTPIEETVGAMAELVTAGKVRHLGLSEVNADTLRRAHAVHPITALQTEYSLWERDVETDIAPTARELGIGLVPYSPVGRGLLTGALTSLDQLDADDYRRTDPRFQGENLTRNLTLVERVRALADRIGCTPVQLALAWLLTRGPQVAPIPGTRRITRLEENAGAADLTLTAEQLDELEQAVPATAVAGERYAPAALRLLNT; encoded by the coding sequence ATGCACCAGCGCACCCTCGGCACCTCAGGACTCCAGGTCTCCGCGATCGGCCTCGGCTGCATGGGCATGTCGGCCTTCTACGGTACGAGCGACGACACTGAGTCGGTCGCCACGATCCGGCGCGCCCTCGACATCGGGGTGACGTTCTTCGACACCGCCGACGTCTACGCGGCCGGCCGGAACGAGGAACTGCTCGGCCGGGCCCTCAAGGGCCGCCGCGACGAGGCGGTGGTGGCGACCAAGTTCGGCATCCGCAGCATCGGGCCCGGTGGCACGGCCGGCGGCGCCGTCATCGACTCCAGTCCCGCCTACGCCCGGCAGGCCTGCGACGCGTCGCTGGCCCGGCTGGGCGTGGACACCATCGACCTCTACTACGTGCACCGCCGCAACCCCGACACACCGATCGAGGAGACCGTCGGGGCCATGGCCGAACTCGTCACGGCCGGAAAGGTCCGGCATCTGGGGCTGTCGGAGGTCAACGCGGACACCCTGCGCCGCGCCCACGCCGTCCACCCCATCACCGCCCTGCAGACGGAGTACTCGCTGTGGGAGCGTGATGTGGAGACCGACATCGCGCCCACAGCACGGGAGCTGGGCATCGGACTCGTGCCGTACTCACCGGTCGGCCGGGGTCTGCTCACCGGAGCCCTCACCTCGCTCGACCAACTGGACGCGGACGACTACCGCCGCACCGACCCGCGCTTCCAAGGCGAGAACCTCACGCGCAACCTCACCCTGGTCGAACGGGTCCGGGCCCTGGCCGACCGGATCGGCTGCACGCCGGTGCAGCTCGCCCTGGCCTGGCTGCTGACCCGTGGCCCGCAGGTCGCCCCGATTCCCGGCACCAGGCGCATCACCCGCCTGGAGGAGAACGCCGGCGCGGCCGACCTGACGCTCACCGCCGAACAGCTGGACGAGCTGGAGCAGGCCGTCCCGGCGACCGCGGTCGCCGGGGAGCGCTACGCCCCGGCGGCGCTGCGCCTGCTCAACACCTGA